In Verrucomicrobiota bacterium, the genomic stretch AGTGGCTCAACAAAGCGTCCGAAACATTGCGACAGTTGGAGGCGCGCGTACGACAAGTGTCGCAGCCGGCGGCCAAGCTCGGCGCGGCGGCGGAGCAAGTTCAGCGGATGACGGACAGCGAGCGGGACACGACACGAAAGGTGCAAATGAAAACGCCGGGTTGGGGCGCGACTATGTTGACTTGGACAAAAGTGGTTGTCGTCGGCGCAGTCGTCGTGCTGGTGTTGCTCTATTTTCTGTTGGTGCGGGGGACACTTTTGTTCGGAAAGTGGCCAAACTGATGCGTCTGGAGGAGAAGACACGGGTCGCCGAAATCGCACGCGAGATCGAGCATGCCGTCTCAAAGTACCTATTCACGATCACGATCATCAATTGTTGTCTCGGCGCGATCGTCGGGTTGGTCATGTTTCTTATCGGACTGCCGAACCCGGTGTTGTGGGGAACGATGGCAGCGCTGCTTAATTTTATTCCATATTTCGGACCGCTGACCGGCTGCTTCGTGCTGGCGCTGGCGGCGCTCATGCAATCTCAAGCGTGGAACCAGGTGCTGCTCGCGCCCGCGGTGTATTTATGTCTCCACGGCATCGAGGCAAACTTGATCACACCAATCATCCTGGGCCAGCGCCTCACGCTCCATCCTTTGGGGGCGTTTGTGTCGCTGGTATTCTGGGGTTGGTTCTGGGGTGTTGTCGGGGCGTTGATAGCAGTACCGATTATGATGACGGTAAAGATTGTATGCGATCACATCGAACCACTAGCGCCAATCGACGAATTCTTGCGGCGTTAGTATCAAGACTCACTCTTGCAGTGCCATCAATAAAGTGGAGGCCGGGAGCGCAATTCGCGAATCACGCCAGCTAGATGCCAGCGAAAGTTCCCATTCTTGCGGAGGGCGAGTAAATGGAGGCCCATTTGACCTCGTGGAGTACGGGACATGATCAAGAGCACGTACCTCCTCAGATTTTGCAGTTCCAAGACGGGTTTACCATAGCGGACGGAGCCCTGCGCCTGTTTCGCGATGTCTTCGGAGCTCTCCTGCGCTTCCTGATTGACCGTGCTCACATGTTGTTCGCTTTTCATGTTTGTTCTTCCATGTCCGTTTAACATTCCAATCTGACGCCATTGGTTTCAATTGGCGGCGCCGCCCACTGCACCCTCGGATAAAAGCCGGGGTCGGGTCGGACGCACACCCAGGGCACGATCAGCCTTGGCACCGATTGTTTGCCACCAACTTGCGAATTAAGTTTTGGACAATGAAGAGAAGATCATGAAGCGCGAACGTTTAACAAATGCTTGGCGTTCGCTTACGAAAATGAAAGGAAGATTTATGAAATCATTGTTAAGAATAGTGGGGATTGGGTTGGTGGGGAGTTCCAGCTTGGGCGTGTTCAATGCTCGCGCGGACCTGGAGGTTTCAGCGTCAGTCAACATTCACGCCCAAGCCGACTTCTACGCGCCGCTCTCGTCGCATGGCGCGTGGATTGAGGTGGGTTCTTACGGACGTTGTTGGCGTCCGACCGGCGTCGCCGTTGAATGGCGGCCGTATTGTTACGGTCATTGGGTTTGGACGGACTGCGGCTGGTACTGGGCCAGCGACGAACCGTGGGGATGGGCTTGTTACCATTACGGCTCCTGGGTTTATGACCCGGTTCAAGCCTGGATCTGGGTTCCTGGCATCGAATGGGGACCAGCGTGGGTTTCTTGGCGGGTTGGTGGCGGCTATATCGGTTGGGCGCCGCTGCCACCGCCTCACGTGTCGGTGTCGGTTGCCTTGGGCGCACCGGCGTTCGTCTTCGTTGAGACAGCCCGGTTTCACGACCCGATTAGACCGTCCTCGGTGGTCGTGAACAATACGACGATCATCAACAAGACGACTGTCATCAACAATATCAAGCACGAGACGCGGACAGTCGGCGGCGGACGACAAAAGGTTGTGGTTAATGAGGGACCTGGACTGGCTGTGGTTCAAAAAGCGACGGGCAAACAGGTC encodes the following:
- a CDS encoding AI-2E family transporter — translated: MAKLMRLEEKTRVAEIAREIEHAVSKYLFTITIINCCLGAIVGLVMFLIGLPNPVLWGTMAALLNFIPYFGPLTGCFVLALAALMQSQAWNQVLLAPAVYLCLHGIEANLITPIILGQRLTLHPLGAFVSLVFWGWFWGVVGALIAVPIMMTVKIVCDHIEPLAPIDEFLRR
- a CDS encoding AI-2E family transporter — translated: MLALFYTLHVARVFFLPVTLAVLLSFLFNPIVRWLHRLHVRPPAGAALVLTALLTALVCSALALSRPAEEWLNKASETLRQLEARVRQVSQPAAKLGAAAEQVQRMTDSERDTTRKVQMKTPGWGATMLTWTKVVVVGAVVVLVLLYFLLVRGTLLFGKWPN